In Quercus lobata isolate SW786 chromosome 12, ValleyOak3.0 Primary Assembly, whole genome shotgun sequence, a genomic segment contains:
- the LOC115970948 gene encoding pentatricopeptide repeat-containing protein At2g22410, mitochondrial-like, with the protein MKPLLPSQNSISLLLSALTLISQLHLHSLSLRPFSSISTNKAKWNSTTNVIITNPTLLIMESCTTMLQLKQIQAHMTRTALITHTFPVSRVLAFCALADSGDIQYARVLFSQIERPNTYMWNTMIRGYCKAKIPTIGFSFFRQMARECVEMDRRSFVFALKACEQFCTVLEGESVHCWIWKMGFDSDLVVRNGLVHFYAECGCLNFAREVFDQSFERDVVTWTSMIDGYVVHNCSEEALKLFNSMVMSDVEPNEVTMIAVLSACSLKGDLTMGKSIHEYIKKRNVNYSLNLQNAMLDMYVKCGCLVAAREVFDDMKIRDVFSWTIMVNGYAKFGELDLARKFFDAMPEKNVVSWNAMIAGYSQNNQPEEALKLFRNLVGVGLHPIENTLVCVLSACGQLGSLDLGQWIHHYYINQKRIQPSVILANAFIDMYAKCGSIDAAAMIFNEMVERDLVSWNSMIAGYASHGHATKALVLFDEMINMGFKPDEITFVGVLSACSHGGLVSVGREYFKSMKRNFGIEPTVEHYACMIDLFGRVGLLEEAYELITKMPMEASVAAWGALLNACRMHGNVEVGKLSAFKLLDLDPEDSGIYSLLANICAHERRWGDVRMVRSMMRERGVKKTPGSSLIEVEGEFYEFLVADGSHPQSEDIYRVLNEIFLLSKVEDSVPDTKLNS; encoded by the coding sequence ATGAAACCCCTTCTTCCTTCTCAAAACTCGATCTCACTACTCCTCTCTGCTCTCACTCTCATATCTCAACTACACCTCCACTCTCTCAGCCTCAGGCCATTCTCTTCAATTTCCACCAACAAAGCCAAATGGAACTCAACCACCAACGTGATCATCACCAACCCAACTCTGCTAATCATGGAGTCCTGCACCACCATGCTCCAACTCAAACAAATTCAAGCCCACATGACCCGCACTGCCCTCATCACTCACACTTTCCCTGTCAGCCGAGTCCTAGCATTTTGCGCTTTGGCTGATTCTGGTGACATTCAATATGCCCGTGTGCTTTTTTCTCAGATTGAAAGACCTAATACTTATATGTGGAACACTATGATCAGGGGCTACTGTAAAGCCAAAATTCCCACCattgggttttcattttttcgTCAAATGGCTCGAGAATGCGTCGAAATGGATCGCCGGAGCTTTGTTTTTGCGCTCAAGGCGTGCGAGCAGTTTTGTACAGTTTTAGAGGGGGAATCAGTTCACTGTTGGATTTGGAAGATGGGTTTTGATTCGGATTTAGTAGTGAGAAATGGGTTGGTTCATTTTTATGCTGAATGTGGGTGTTTGAATTTTGCACGTGAGGTGTTTGATCAAAGTTTTGAAAGAGATGTTGTTACGTGGACCTCGATGATTGATGGATATGTGGTGCATAATTGTTCGGAGGAGGCATTGAAATTGTTTAATTCAATGGTAATGAGTGATGTTGAGCCAAATGAGGTTACTATGATTGCTGTACTTTCAGCGTGCTCCCTAAAGGGGGACTTAACTATGGGAAAAAGTATCCATGAGTATATAAAAAAGAGGAACGTTAATTATAGCCTGAATTTGCAAAACGCTATGTTGGATATGTATGTAAAATGTGGTTGCTTGGTTGCTGCTAGGGAGGTTTTTGATGACATGAAAATTAGAGATGTGTTTTCATGGACTATTATGGTTAATGGGTATGCTAAGTTTGGTGAGTTGGATTTAGCAAGGAAGTTTTTTGATGCCATGCCTGAAAAAAATGTGGTCTCTTGGAATGCAATGATTGCAGGTTATTCTCAGAATAATCAACCAGAGGAAGCATTGAAGTTGTTTCGTAACTTGGTGGGAGTTGGTTTGCATCCAATAGAGAACACATTGGTCTGTGTGCTCTCTGCTTGTGGTCAACTGGGTTCTTTGGATTTGGGTCAATGGATTCACCACTACTATATTAATCAAAAGCGGATTCAACCTAGTGTGATCCTGGCAAATGCATTTATTGACATGTATGCTAAATGTGGGAGTATTGATGCAGCTGCAATGATTTTTAACGAAATGGTGGAGAGAGATTTGGTTTCTTGGAATTCCATGATTGCTGGATATGCTTCTCATGGACATGCTACAAAAGCCCTTGTCCTTTTCGATGAGATGATTAATATGGGATTTAAGCCTGATGAAATCACATTTGTGGGTGTCTTATCGGCTTGCAGTCATGGTGGTTTGGTTTCTGTAGGTCGAGAATATTTCAAAAGTATGAAAAGAAATTTTGGGATAGAACCAACGGTTGAACACTATGCTTGCATGATTGATTTATTTGGTCGAGTGGGGCTACTAGAAGAAGCTTAtgaattaataacaaaaatgcCTATGGAAGCAAGTGTAGCTGCATGGGGCGCCCTTCTTAATGCTTGTAGAATGCATGGGAATGTTGAGGTGGGTAAGCTTTCTGCCTTTAAGCTTTTAGACTTGGATCCTGAAGATAGTGGTATCTATTCATTGCTTGCAAATATATGTGCTCATGAGAGAAGATGGGGTGATGTAAGGATGGTTAGAAGtatgatgagagagagaggggttaaGAAAACTCCTGGTAGTAGCTTGATAGAGGTAGAGGGTGAGTTTTATGAATTTTTGGTTGCTGATGGATCACACCCTCAATCCGAAGATATTTATAGGGTATTAAACGAAATATTTTTGCTGTCCAAAGTGGAAGACTCTGTTCCTGATACGAAACTCAATTCATGA